One stretch of Sulfurihydrogenibium sp. DNA includes these proteins:
- a CDS encoding O-methyltransferase, with amino-acid sequence MNILNPQVEAYIEQLNRIAFIEDEEILKEMEDYAHKNDFPIIDRTVGRLIYLITKLKNPKLVVELGSGYGYSAYYFAKAMNGGKVVLTDYQERNLSMAKSYFERFGLLDKAEFRVGNAIEIAKEYKDIDILFLDLEKTKYLEAILTLKDNLKVGSLVIADNTLWYGKVAQDNPDEKTVKIKEFNEYMFKNKEFFSVLIPLRDGVLISSKIE; translated from the coding sequence ATGAATATACTAAATCCGCAAGTAGAAGCTTACATAGAACAGTTAAACAGAATTGCCTTCATTGAAGATGAAGAAATCTTAAAAGAAATGGAAGACTATGCTCACAAAAATGACTTCCCTATTATTGATAGGACAGTTGGAAGGCTGATTTATCTAATTACAAAGTTAAAAAATCCAAAATTAGTTGTAGAGCTTGGTTCTGGTTATGGATATTCTGCTTATTATTTTGCAAAAGCTATGAATGGCGGGAAGGTTGTACTAACAGACTATCAAGAAAGAAACCTATCTATGGCAAAATCGTATTTTGAAAGATTTGGTTTGTTAGATAAAGCTGAGTTTAGAGTAGGAAATGCTATTGAAATAGCAAAAGAGTATAAAGATATTGATATTTTATTTCTGGATTTAGAAAAAACTAAATATCTTGAAGCTATTTTAACGTTAAAAGACAATCTTAAAGTTGGTAGTTTAGTTATCGCTGATAATACGCTATGGTATGGCAAAGTTGCACAAGATAATCCTGATGAAAAAACAGTAAAAATTAAAGAATTTAATGAGTATATGTTTAAAAATAAAGAGTTTTTTAGCGTATTAATTCCTTTAAGAGATGGTGTTCTAATTAGCAGTAAGATTGAGTAA